The following proteins are encoded in a genomic region of Dyadobacter sp. UC 10:
- a CDS encoding putative sensor domain DACNV-containing protein, whose translation MTSSFNFFRSVFVKRNNQPNYCELRFLSEYQNHLKMVNPELRFEASEIPSFTTYKAAASVADHVARHFESHYQAVSRYYEQDLAPRPDARTIESIIDTTFWASLRKEEGRSPKVSIAFLSPEDAEHPLIFAEKLPFTANTLTKLAPAVERSGIHLGVWPTAEGLCIWGTTRVIPGLCFVLEVIEPGMLVVKHRRVDGFGKFVNVAVLKGDQVKVVNEESGKDRDCPSVVNSMMGFKSPTLWNNSPNLLVQLAVSMRSHERGGILLVVPTGKEKWRKSIIHPITYQVEPSFSELAELYKGYLEEPNPLTWQTQFASAINNLAGLTAVDGATIINDQYELLAFGAKIGRAADGIPVEEIIMTEPVIGNVGMVVHPVQTGGTRHLSAAQFVYDQRDAIALVASQDGRFTIFSWSSCEGKVQAHRVDALLL comes from the coding sequence TTGACTTCGTCTTTCAACTTTTTCAGGAGCGTCTTTGTTAAACGAAATAACCAGCCCAATTACTGCGAGCTGCGATTTTTGTCCGAATACCAAAACCACCTGAAAATGGTCAATCCTGAACTGCGTTTCGAAGCAAGCGAAATACCTTCTTTTACCACCTATAAGGCAGCTGCATCCGTTGCAGATCATGTAGCCCGCCATTTTGAGAGCCATTACCAGGCCGTAAGCCGCTACTACGAACAGGACCTGGCCCCGCGGCCGGACGCGCGCACGATTGAATCCATTATCGATACAACTTTTTGGGCAAGCCTGCGCAAGGAGGAGGGTAGGTCTCCGAAAGTGTCAATTGCATTCCTCTCCCCCGAAGATGCAGAGCATCCGCTTATTTTCGCCGAAAAACTACCTTTTACTGCCAATACACTTACAAAGCTGGCCCCGGCTGTCGAGCGGTCGGGAATTCATCTGGGCGTCTGGCCAACTGCCGAGGGACTTTGCATTTGGGGCACTACCAGGGTAATTCCCGGCTTGTGCTTTGTGCTGGAAGTGATAGAGCCCGGGATGCTTGTGGTTAAACACCGCCGGGTTGATGGCTTTGGTAAATTTGTCAATGTGGCTGTTTTGAAGGGTGATCAGGTAAAGGTTGTCAACGAGGAAAGCGGTAAGGACCGTGATTGCCCGTCGGTCGTTAATTCTATGATGGGCTTTAAGTCGCCTACCTTATGGAACAACTCGCCCAACCTATTAGTACAGCTTGCAGTTTCTATGCGGAGCCACGAACGGGGTGGTATTTTGCTGGTAGTGCCTACCGGAAAGGAAAAATGGCGGAAATCGATCATTCATCCGATCACCTATCAGGTCGAGCCTTCATTTTCGGAGCTTGCCGAGCTCTATAAAGGTTATCTGGAAGAGCCCAATCCACTTACCTGGCAAACGCAATTTGCCTCAGCGATCAATAATCTGGCCGGATTAACTGCCGTGGATGGTGCGACCATTATTAACGATCAATATGAACTGCTGGCTTTCGGGGCGAAGATCGGGCGGGCTGCGGATGGCATACCAGTTGAGGAAATAATTATGACCGAACCTGTGATCGGTAATGTAGGCATGGTGGTACATCCGGTTCAAACCGGGGGGACGAGGCATTTGTCGGCGGCGCAGTTTGTCTACGATCAGCGCGATGCCATTGCGTTGGTCGCCTCTCAGGACGGGCGTTTCACAATCTTTTCCTGGTCTTCCTGCGAGGGAAAGGTTCAGGCGCACCGGGTTGATGCATTACTTTTGTAA
- the dinB gene encoding DNA polymerase IV, translated as MSASQRKIIHIDMDAFYASVEQRDFPEHRGKPLAVGGSPTGRGVVATASYEARKFGVRSAMSSRKAIQLCPHIIFVYPRFDVYKAVSKKIREIFSRYTDLIEPLSLDEAYLDVTEDKLNIGSAMEIATLIKNAIRTELNLTASAGVSVNKFVAKIASDLNKPDGLTFIGPSKIESFMSSLPVEKFHGVGKVTADKMKGMGIFTGADLKKLSEEELVRRFGKTGHFYYKIVRGLDDRLVQTHRETKSLGAEDTFTYDLITTEEMHKELDRIGEIVFNRLQKNQLQGRTVTLKVKFSDFTQITRNQSFNEAVTDIDSIIDTAKNLLGKVEMSGKPVRLLGISLSNFHEPEVRSRRPRDPEQLELFN; from the coding sequence ATGTCGGCGTCGCAAAGAAAGATCATTCATATCGATATGGATGCTTTTTATGCATCTGTGGAGCAACGTGACTTTCCCGAACACCGGGGAAAGCCACTTGCCGTAGGTGGCTCTCCGACCGGCAGGGGTGTGGTCGCCACTGCGAGCTATGAGGCCAGAAAATTCGGTGTGAGGTCGGCCATGTCGTCACGCAAGGCAATCCAGCTTTGCCCTCATATTATTTTCGTGTATCCCCGCTTTGATGTTTACAAGGCCGTATCCAAAAAAATCCGCGAAATTTTCTCCCGGTATACAGACCTGATCGAACCGCTCTCGCTCGATGAAGCCTATCTGGATGTTACCGAAGACAAGCTCAATATCGGTTCTGCCATGGAAATTGCCACTCTGATCAAAAATGCAATCCGTACAGAACTAAATCTGACTGCCTCGGCAGGGGTTTCAGTTAATAAATTTGTTGCAAAAATTGCCTCCGACCTCAATAAGCCAGACGGATTGACTTTCATAGGCCCTTCGAAAATCGAAAGCTTTATGAGCAGCCTTCCGGTAGAAAAATTTCACGGTGTCGGGAAAGTGACTGCGGATAAAATGAAGGGAATGGGCATATTCACAGGTGCCGATCTCAAAAAGTTAAGTGAAGAAGAGCTGGTGAGGCGTTTTGGGAAAACGGGCCATTTCTATTACAAAATCGTGAGAGGGTTGGACGACCGGCTGGTACAAACGCACCGGGAAACAAAATCGCTGGGTGCCGAAGATACCTTCACCTACGACCTGATCACGACTGAAGAAATGCACAAAGAGCTGGACAGAATAGGCGAAATCGTCTTCAACAGACTCCAAAAAAATCAGCTGCAGGGCCGGACGGTGACCCTAAAAGTAAAATTCAGCGATTTCACCCAGATCACGCGCAACCAATCATTTAACGAAGCAGTGACCGACATTGATTCAATTATCGACACTGCAAAAAACCTGCTGGGTAAAGTTGAAATGAGCGGGAAACCCGTCAGATTATTGGGTATTTCACTGTCTAATTTCCACGAACCCGAAGTCCGCAGCCGCAGGCCAAGAGATCCGGAACAACTGGAACTGTTTAATTGA
- a CDS encoding M43 family zinc metalloprotease: protein MRQTIRSAKYLLLLFAFAFNFLPATAYAQEKCGTMGLLDKRFNDQPALKQTFEQRNARLKEVINERLRTGKSLRTAADNVIPVVFHVVLSNQSQVTNAQILAQLDTINKDYRGTEDQLAKVPSYFKSLFGQSGIQFCLAQRTPDDKPTTGIERVTTTRNAFDYTTNLVKHAESGGSDAWDPDRYLNIWICDLSGGILGYATFPDDGVPDEQGVVVDYSSLPGGNLAAYNGGKTLTHELGHYFNLFHIWGDDNDTCAGDDDIADTPRQQGSTSICPTGIETDQCTPGGSGIMYQNYMDYTPDNCLLMFTREQVAAMEAALLRNRVSLLSSNACTPVNLKNKDASIQSITQPEQRLCDNTFTPQVILENRGAETLTSVTIRAVIDDGTERSYTWTGSLATFAKATVTLSELEVAEGNHVLRISTSNPNGAADEDPSNDAASLDFIYYEPVDAPVTESFESLFPPTGWDIVNADRGTTWEKTTEAAKTGSASVRISNFENEVTGERDYLRMPVVNIAGTDSAFVSFQVAAATNTNSSQRSVWDTLQVMISTDCGLSYTSVYRKWGSSLVTRSGATRVAFAPNASEWRREEIDISEFIGQGKILVAFVNSGGNGNNIFLDDINLRTVTINPNLKEAGFLVTPNPTDGMVSVQFYPHPERLKSVSILTVGGKKIAEKVATEEVSTNVYDFDLANYPSGLYIVKAEFEDRVLTKKIIKN from the coding sequence ATGCGACAAACTATACGTTCTGCCAAATATCTGCTGCTCCTTTTCGCTTTTGCTTTTAATTTTCTTCCCGCAACCGCATACGCCCAGGAAAAATGCGGAACAATGGGCCTGCTTGACAAACGATTCAACGATCAGCCAGCACTCAAACAGACATTTGAGCAGCGAAATGCGCGTTTAAAGGAAGTTATCAATGAAAGGTTAAGGACTGGGAAATCTTTGAGAACAGCCGCCGATAATGTGATACCAGTGGTTTTTCATGTGGTGCTCAGTAATCAGTCGCAGGTAACGAACGCACAGATTCTGGCCCAGCTTGACACGATCAACAAAGATTACCGGGGGACGGAGGACCAGTTGGCAAAAGTGCCGTCCTATTTCAAATCACTTTTCGGACAATCAGGTATTCAGTTCTGTCTTGCCCAGAGAACGCCTGACGACAAGCCTACGACCGGAATAGAGCGGGTTACAACTACCCGTAATGCTTTCGACTATACTACTAACCTGGTAAAGCACGCCGAATCGGGCGGATCGGATGCATGGGATCCGGATCGTTACCTTAACATCTGGATCTGTGACCTTTCAGGTGGAATACTGGGCTACGCAACTTTTCCTGATGACGGCGTGCCCGACGAACAGGGTGTTGTGGTAGATTATTCGAGTCTGCCCGGCGGAAATTTAGCCGCTTATAACGGTGGAAAAACCCTCACGCACGAGCTTGGCCACTATTTTAATCTGTTTCATATCTGGGGAGACGACAATGATACCTGCGCCGGAGACGATGATATCGCTGATACGCCGAGGCAACAGGGTAGTACCTCCATTTGTCCTACCGGCATTGAAACTGACCAGTGCACCCCCGGTGGAAGCGGAATCATGTATCAAAACTATATGGATTACACGCCGGATAACTGCCTGCTGATGTTTACGAGGGAGCAGGTTGCCGCAATGGAAGCAGCGCTGCTTCGAAACCGGGTTTCTTTGCTTTCATCAAATGCCTGCACGCCGGTTAATTTAAAAAATAAAGACGCTTCCATTCAATCCATTACGCAGCCGGAGCAACGGCTTTGCGACAATACATTTACCCCGCAGGTTATTCTGGAAAACCGTGGGGCTGAAACACTTACTTCCGTAACTATCCGGGCTGTCATTGATGATGGTACAGAAAGAAGTTACACCTGGACGGGCTCGCTGGCTACCTTTGCGAAAGCAACCGTAACATTGTCGGAATTGGAAGTGGCGGAAGGCAATCATGTGCTGCGTATCTCCACCTCCAACCCGAACGGGGCCGCCGATGAGGATCCTTCCAACGACGCAGCTTCCCTTGATTTTATCTACTACGAGCCTGTCGATGCGCCGGTGACCGAAAGTTTTGAAAGCTTGTTCCCCCCGACGGGCTGGGATATTGTCAATGCAGACAGGGGTACAACCTGGGAGAAAACAACGGAGGCAGCTAAAACAGGCAGTGCGTCTGTCCGTATTTCGAACTTTGAAAACGAAGTTACAGGTGAGCGGGATTACCTGCGGATGCCGGTTGTGAATATCGCCGGAACCGATTCCGCATTCGTGTCATTCCAGGTTGCGGCGGCAACAAACACAAATTCTTCACAGCGTAGTGTGTGGGACACTTTGCAGGTCATGATCAGTACAGATTGCGGACTGTCTTATACAAGTGTTTACAGAAAATGGGGATCTAGCCTGGTGACCAGGAGCGGAGCGACGCGCGTGGCATTTGCGCCCAATGCAAGCGAATGGAGACGCGAGGAGATTGATATCAGTGAGTTTATCGGGCAGGGCAAGATCCTGGTTGCATTTGTTAACTCCGGTGGGAACGGAAACAATATTTTCCTGGACGATATCAATCTGAGGACAGTCACAATCAATCCAAACCTGAAAGAAGCCGGGTTTCTGGTGACGCCGAATCCGACAGACGGAATGGTTTCGGTTCAGTTCTATCCGCATCCCGAGCGACTCAAATCGGTCTCAATCCTGACGGTCGGAGGGAAAAAAATTGCCGAAAAAGTGGCAACGGAGGAAGTAAGTACCAATGTTTATGATTTCGATCTCGCGAATTACCCTTCCGGATTATACATTGTCAAAGCGGAATTTGAAGACAGGGTACTGACAAAAAAGATTATCAAGAACTAA